From Desulfovibrio sp. X2, one genomic window encodes:
- a CDS encoding DsrE/DsrF/DrsH-like family protein — METTAESTVPETLEQRVARLEQQLGQMEDRLGSAEARLPDDQLSMVVFSGDLDRLLAAFIIAVGAAAMYDRVVMFLTFWGTTVMRDPDKHVAKAEVTAKMFDRMLPKGPDQLHLSRMHMAGVGTAMIKSVMKKKGALPLPELIKQAADFGVEIVVCEMSMDLMGLSPDEMRDYPNVTLAGVAKFLQEAGKSSVTLFI; from the coding sequence ATGGAAACCACTGCCGAAAGCACCGTTCCCGAAACCCTCGAACAGCGCGTGGCCAGGCTCGAGCAGCAGCTCGGGCAGATGGAGGACCGGCTCGGTTCCGCCGAGGCGCGCCTGCCGGACGACCAGCTCTCCATGGTCGTCTTCAGCGGCGACCTCGACCGCCTGCTCGCGGCCTTCATCATCGCCGTGGGCGCCGCGGCCATGTACGACCGCGTGGTCATGTTCCTGACGTTCTGGGGCACCACGGTCATGCGCGACCCGGACAAGCACGTGGCCAAGGCCGAGGTGACGGCCAAGATGTTCGACCGCATGCTGCCCAAGGGGCCGGACCAGCTGCACCTCTCGCGCATGCACATGGCGGGCGTGGGCACGGCCATGATCAAGTCGGTCATGAAGAAGAAGGGCGCCCTCCCGCTGCCCGAGCTCATCAAACAGGCCGCGGACTTCGGCGTGGAGATCGTCGTCTGCGAGATGTCCATGGACCTCATGGGCCTCTCCCCGGACGAGATGCGCGACTACCCGAACGTGACCCTGGCCGGGGTGGCCAAGTTCCTCCAGGAGGCGGGCAAGAGCTCGGTGACCCTGTTCATCTGA
- a CDS encoding DsrE family protein, with translation MAETPETILYIGTHASDDPEKACLPFVLGNAALAMDVKAVVVLQTNGVYLAQKGFAAHMPPGGGFPPVAKLIADFQELGGEIRVCMPCIKDRNIAEADLLDGVTTTAAAALNVAAMEAKAVFVF, from the coding sequence ATGGCCGAGACCCCCGAAACCATCCTCTACATCGGCACCCACGCCAGCGACGACCCGGAAAAGGCCTGCCTGCCGTTCGTGCTGGGCAACGCCGCCCTGGCCATGGACGTGAAGGCCGTCGTGGTCCTGCAGACCAACGGCGTCTACCTGGCCCAGAAGGGCTTCGCCGCGCACATGCCTCCGGGCGGCGGCTTCCCGCCCGTGGCCAAGCTCATCGCGGATTTCCAGGAGCTGGGCGGCGAGATCAGGGTCTGCATGCCCTGCATCAAGGACCGCAACATCGCGGAGGCCGACCTCCTGGACGGCGTGACCACCACGGCCGCGGCCGCGCTCAACGTGGCGGCCATGGAGGCCAAGGCGGTCTTCGTCTTCTAG